Proteins co-encoded in one Actinomadura luteofluorescens genomic window:
- a CDS encoding ABC transporter permease, which produces MTAVSRPRGLPRVRPGGWAVWLFVAFFLLNLAALILSVVVNSFGTKWFGGWLPEGFTGAWYSDAWAEFALGDVLTATLEITLIVVALSLLVGVPAGYALARRDFPGRRVVTVLLLLPVALPPITYGIPLATVLYKVHLAGTMTGVVAANLVPALPFVVLVVTPFVEQIDANVESAARMCGARTRQVFARVLVPLLLPGILAAGILVLVRTVAMFELTFLVADADSQTLIVALYGAAFTPGIRAAQAIDAMAVVYMALSAVLLVIALMFVNPTQIVAQVREAPAE; this is translated from the coding sequence ATGACCGCCGTCTCGCGCCCGCGCGGGCTGCCGAGGGTCCGGCCGGGCGGCTGGGCCGTCTGGCTGTTCGTCGCGTTCTTCCTGCTGAACCTGGCCGCGCTGATCCTGTCCGTGGTCGTGAACTCGTTCGGCACGAAGTGGTTCGGCGGATGGCTGCCGGAGGGCTTCACGGGCGCGTGGTACTCCGACGCCTGGGCGGAGTTCGCGCTCGGCGACGTGCTGACCGCGACGCTGGAGATCACCCTGATCGTGGTCGCGCTGTCGCTGCTGGTCGGCGTCCCCGCCGGATACGCGCTGGCCCGGCGCGACTTCCCCGGCAGGCGGGTCGTGACGGTCCTGCTGCTGCTCCCCGTGGCGCTGCCGCCGATCACCTACGGGATCCCGCTCGCGACCGTCCTGTACAAGGTGCACCTGGCCGGGACGATGACGGGCGTGGTCGCGGCGAACCTCGTCCCGGCGCTGCCGTTCGTCGTGCTGGTGGTGACGCCGTTCGTGGAGCAGATCGACGCGAACGTGGAGTCGGCGGCGCGGATGTGCGGCGCCCGCACCCGGCAGGTGTTCGCGCGGGTGCTGGTTCCGCTGCTGCTGCCGGGGATCCTCGCCGCCGGGATCCTCGTGCTCGTGCGGACCGTCGCCATGTTCGAGCTGACGTTCCTGGTGGCGGACGCCGACAGCCAGACGCTGATCGTCGCGCTCTACGGCGCCGCGTTCACGCCCGGGATCCGCGCCGCCCAGGCCATCGACGCGATGGCCGTCGTCTACATGGCCCTGTCGGCGGTGCTGCTGGTCATCGCCCTGATGTTCGTCAATCCGACGCAGATCGTCGCGCAGGTGAGGGAGGCCCCGGCCGAATGA
- a CDS encoding SDR family NAD(P)-dependent oxidoreductase, whose product MSAVRFDYTGERVLVTGAAGLIGRALVRRFADAGAAVLAVDVDAAGLAVHDGDRRVATMPGDLAREDVADAVFARLARDGGLDVLVNNAAMTGVRTPFADIGAGVWDAVVAANLRSAYLLSVRAVRHWRDAGRGGAIVSLSSPGASRAHENQSAYDVTKAGIEALSRAIAVELGGLGIRANCIAPASVVEEVRPATDLPAGRTTAPEEVADAALFLASPAAAQLNGHVLRVDGGLHARLRTGPSEERGRDS is encoded by the coding sequence ATGAGCGCCGTCCGGTTCGACTACACGGGGGAGCGGGTGCTGGTCACCGGCGCCGCGGGGCTGATCGGCCGCGCGCTGGTGCGGCGGTTCGCCGACGCGGGCGCCGCCGTGCTCGCCGTCGACGTGGACGCCGCCGGCCTCGCGGTCCACGACGGCGATCGGCGGGTGGCCACGATGCCCGGCGACCTGGCCCGCGAGGACGTCGCCGACGCCGTCTTCGCCAGGCTCGCGCGCGACGGCGGCCTGGACGTGCTCGTCAACAACGCCGCGATGACCGGGGTGCGCACCCCGTTCGCCGACATCGGCGCCGGCGTCTGGGACGCGGTGGTCGCCGCCAACCTGCGCTCGGCGTACCTGCTGTCGGTGCGGGCGGTCCGCCACTGGCGCGACGCCGGGCGCGGCGGGGCGATCGTCAGCCTGTCCTCGCCGGGCGCGTCCCGCGCGCACGAGAACCAGAGCGCCTACGACGTGACCAAGGCGGGCATCGAGGCGCTCAGCCGGGCGATCGCCGTGGAGCTGGGCGGCCTCGGCATCCGCGCGAACTGCATCGCGCCCGCCAGCGTCGTCGAGGAGGTCCGGCCCGCGACCGACCTCCCCGCCGGCCGCACCACCGCTCCGGAGGAGGTCGCGGACGCGGCGCTGTTCCTGGCGTCCCCGGCGGCGGCGCAGCTCAACGGGCACGTCCTTCGCGTGGACGGCGGCCTGCACGCGCGTCTGCGGACCGGACCGTCCGAGGAGCGGGGACGCGACTCCTGA